The Deinococcus aquiradiocola genome includes a window with the following:
- a CDS encoding pyridoxamine 5'-phosphate oxidase family protein, translating to MAKRMRNLSPNLQAFIAAQPIFFVGTAAADGHVNVSPKGMDSLRVLGPDRVAWLNVTGSGNETAAHLLRSPRMTLMFCAFEGPPLILRLYGEARTVQPGAPDWSDLLSLFSPLPGARQVYVLEVELVQTSCGMAVPLMEHVADRSDLNDWATAKTPAELSAYRQGKNRVSLDGWPTALPEP from the coding sequence ATGGCGAAAAGGATGCGGAACCTCAGCCCGAACCTCCAGGCGTTCATCGCCGCGCAGCCGATCTTCTTCGTGGGGACGGCCGCAGCGGACGGTCACGTCAACGTGTCGCCCAAGGGCATGGACAGCCTGCGGGTGCTGGGGCCGGACCGGGTGGCGTGGCTCAACGTGACCGGCAGCGGCAACGAGACGGCCGCGCACCTGCTGCGCTCGCCGCGCATGACCCTGATGTTCTGCGCCTTCGAGGGACCGCCGCTGATCCTGCGGCTGTACGGCGAGGCCCGCACGGTACAGCCGGGAGCCCCCGACTGGAGTGACCTGCTCTCCCTCTTCTCGCCGCTGCCTGGGGCCAGGCAGGTGTACGTGCTGGAGGTGGAACTCGTGCAGACCTCCTGCGGCATGGCGGTGCCGCTCATGGAGCACGTGGCCGACCGCAGCGACCTGAACGACTGGGCCACGGCGAAAACACCGGCGGAACTGAGCGCCTACCGGCAGGGGAAGAACCGCGTCAGCCTGGACGGCTGGCCGACGGCCCTCCCCGAACCCTGA
- the rpmG gene encoding 50S ribosomal protein L33, which yields MAKDGPRIIVKMESTAGTGFYYTTTKNRRNTQAKLELRKYDPVAKKHVAFKEKKI from the coding sequence ATGGCGAAGGACGGCCCACGTATCATCGTGAAGATGGAAAGCACCGCTGGAACGGGCTTCTACTACACCACCACCAAGAACCGCCGCAACACCCAGGCCAAGCTGGAGCTGCGCAAGTACGACCCGGTGGCCAAGAAGCACGTCGCCTTCAAGGAAAAGAAGATCTGA
- the secE gene encoding preprotein translocase subunit SecE, translating to MNGLVQYFKDARAELGRVTWPTREQILEGTQAVLVFVIALSVVVYLYDLIFDQFVKVVLP from the coding sequence ATGAACGGCTTAGTTCAGTACTTCAAAGACGCCCGCGCCGAGCTGGGACGCGTCACCTGGCCCACCCGGGAGCAGATTCTCGAAGGCACCCAGGCGGTGCTGGTCTTCGTGATCGCGCTGTCCGTGGTGGTCTACCTCTACGACCTCATCTTCGACCAGTTCGTCAAGGTGGTGCTGCCGTGA
- the nusG gene encoding transcription termination/antitermination protein NusG: protein MSIEWYAVHTYVGQEKMVEKNLKERASKMGMWYTKIYQVLQPSETATELQDGGKKVTVERLLFPGYVFVQMDIEDDDAPGELGESWEAVRGTPGVTGFVGTSTRPVPLSQDEVDRLLRSVGVMQAAEVAPVARVSVNFKEGDLVRVTAGPFADFSGVVSEVNIPQSKVKVLVSIFGRETPVELDFSQVQKG, encoded by the coding sequence GTGAGCATCGAATGGTACGCGGTGCACACCTACGTCGGCCAGGAGAAGATGGTCGAGAAGAACCTCAAGGAGCGCGCCTCCAAGATGGGCATGTGGTACACCAAGATCTATCAGGTGCTGCAGCCCAGCGAGACCGCCACCGAGCTTCAGGACGGCGGCAAGAAGGTCACGGTGGAGCGCCTGCTGTTCCCTGGGTACGTCTTCGTGCAGATGGACATCGAGGACGACGACGCGCCCGGCGAGCTGGGCGAGTCCTGGGAAGCCGTTCGCGGCACGCCCGGCGTGACCGGCTTCGTGGGCACCAGCACCCGCCCCGTCCCGCTCTCGCAGGACGAGGTGGACCGCCTGCTGCGCTCGGTGGGCGTCATGCAGGCCGCCGAGGTCGCTCCGGTCGCGCGCGTCAGCGTGAACTTCAAGGAAGGCGACCTCGTGCGCGTCACGGCCGGTCCCTTCGCGGACTTCAGCGGCGTGGTCAGCGAGGTCAACATCCCGCAGTCGAAGGTCAAGGTGCTCGTCAGCATCTTCGGCCGTGAGACGCCCGTCGAACTGGACTTCTCGCAGGTTCAGAAAGGCTGA
- the rplK gene encoding 50S ribosomal protein L11, producing the protein MKKVTGIVKLQLPAGKATPAPPVGPALGQYGANIMEFTKAFNALTADKGDAIIPVEITIFADRSFTFITKTPPMSYLIRKASGIAKGSPTPHKAKVGSLNWDQVLEIAKTKMPDLNAGSLEAAANTVAGTARSMGVTVTGGPQ; encoded by the coding sequence ATGAAGAAAGTCACTGGTATCGTGAAGCTGCAGCTTCCCGCAGGCAAGGCCACCCCGGCTCCCCCGGTCGGTCCGGCGCTCGGTCAGTACGGCGCGAACATCATGGAGTTCACCAAGGCGTTCAACGCCCTGACGGCCGACAAGGGTGACGCGATCATCCCGGTCGAGATCACCATATTCGCCGACCGCAGCTTCACCTTCATCACCAAGACCCCCCCCATGAGCTACCTGATCCGCAAGGCCAGTGGCATCGCCAAGGGCAGCCCGACCCCCCACAAGGCCAAGGTCGGCAGCCTGAACTGGGACCAGGTCCTGGAAATCGCCAAGACCAAGATGCCCGACCTCAACGCGGGCAGCCTGGAGGCCGCCGCGAACACGGTGGCCGGAACTGCCCGCAGCATGGGCGTCACCGTCACCGGAGGGCCCCAGTAA
- the rplA gene encoding 50S ribosomal protein L1: protein MAKHGKRYTALVGKVDRNKMYTIDEAAALVKDIATAKFDETVEVHFRLGIDPRKSDQNVRGTVALPHGTGRTVRVAVIAKGEKLQEAEGAGADVYGAEELIDRIAGGFMDFDTVVATPDMMAQVGQKLARLLGPRGLLPNPKSGTVGLDVAGIVKGLKAGRIEFRNDKTGVVHAPIGKASFDPANLSANYQALITALEAAKPGSAKGVYLRSAFLTSTMGPSIPLTLATTA from the coding sequence ATGGCTAAGCACGGCAAGCGCTACACCGCCCTGGTCGGCAAGGTCGACCGCAACAAGATGTACACCATCGATGAGGCCGCGGCCCTCGTGAAGGACATCGCCACCGCCAAGTTCGACGAGACCGTCGAAGTGCACTTCCGCCTCGGCATCGACCCCCGCAAGAGCGACCAGAACGTTCGCGGGACCGTCGCGCTGCCTCACGGCACCGGCCGCACCGTGCGCGTCGCCGTGATCGCCAAGGGCGAGAAGCTGCAGGAAGCCGAAGGGGCCGGCGCTGACGTGTACGGCGCCGAGGAACTCATCGACCGCATCGCGGGCGGCTTCATGGACTTCGACACCGTCGTCGCCACGCCCGACATGATGGCGCAGGTCGGCCAGAAGCTCGCGCGTCTCCTCGGGCCGCGCGGCCTGCTCCCCAACCCCAAGAGCGGCACCGTCGGTCTGGACGTCGCGGGCATCGTGAAGGGCCTCAAGGCCGGACGCATCGAGTTCCGCAACGACAAGACCGGTGTGGTCCACGCGCCCATCGGCAAGGCCTCCTTCGACCCGGCGAACCTCTCCGCGAACTACCAGGCGCTCATCACGGCCCTCGAAGCCGCGAAGCCCGGCAGTGCCAAGGGCGTCTACCTCAGGAGCGCCTTCCTGACGAGCACCATGGGGCCGAGCATTCCCCTGACGCTCGCCACCACGGCCTGA
- the rplJ gene encoding 50S ribosomal protein L10, with product MANPRNKTTLAALDKGLENIETFFVVDYQGLTAGQLSALRKQIREKGGQLIVAKNTLIRRALGEGRDFSDALKGPSALVVAQGDLAAVAKVLSDAAKANDKGIPAMKAGYVEGKRVDLSVVERISSLGTRDQLYAELVGVLGAHQSNFVGILEAYKAKLEETAAA from the coding sequence ATGGCGAACCCGCGTAACAAAACCACCCTGGCTGCGCTCGACAAGGGCCTGGAGAATATCGAGACGTTCTTCGTCGTCGATTACCAGGGCCTGACGGCCGGTCAGCTCAGCGCGCTGCGCAAGCAGATCCGCGAGAAGGGCGGCCAGCTCATCGTGGCCAAGAACACCCTGATCCGGCGCGCGCTGGGCGAGGGCCGCGACTTCAGCGACGCCCTCAAGGGACCGAGCGCCCTCGTGGTGGCCCAGGGCGACCTGGCCGCCGTGGCGAAGGTCCTCTCGGACGCCGCCAAGGCCAACGACAAGGGCATCCCGGCCATGAAGGCCGGCTACGTCGAAGGCAAGCGCGTCGACCTGAGCGTCGTCGAGCGCATCAGCAGCCTCGGGACCCGCGACCAGCTGTACGCCGAACTCGTCGGCGTGCTCGGCGCGCACCAGAGCAACTTCGTGGGCATCCTGGAAGCCTACAAGGCCAAGCTCGAAGAGACCGCCGCGGCCTGA